In Blautia wexlerae DSM 19850, a single window of DNA contains:
- the topA gene encoding type I DNA topoisomerase, which produces MAKYLVIVESPAKVKTIKKFLGANYDVEASNGHVRDFPKSQFGIDVEHDFEPKYITIRGKGELLAKLRKAAKKADKIYLATDPDREGEAISWHLMQALKEDPKKMHRITFNEITKTAVKSSIKQARDLDMDLVDAQQARRMLDRMVGYTISPLLWAKVKRGLSAGRVQSVALRIICDREDEINAFIPEEYWSLEGDFQVKGEKKPLQAKFYGTDKKMDIHSKEEMDKLLASLKDKEYEINEVKKGERIKNAPLPFTTSTLQQEAAKTLNFSTQKTMRLAQQLYEGIDIKGNGTVGVISYLRTDSTRISEEADAAAREYITAQYGEDYVSKSEKAVKKGQKIQDAHEAIRPTDISRTPAVLKESLSRDQFRLYQLIWRRFAASRMAPAKYETTSVKIGADQYIFTVSASKIIFDGFMSVYTDEEDQKKGNVLNQSLERGMKLSLKELKPEQHFTQPPAHYTEASLVKTMEELGIGRPSTYAPTITTIISRRYVAKEQKNLYVTELGEVVNNIMKQAFPSIVDVNFTATMEGLLDCVAAGTVKWKTVVSNFYPDLKKDVDAAEEELEKVDIQDEVTDVICENCGRHMVIKYGPHGRFLACPGFPECKNTKPYFEKIGVACPKCGKEIVLKKTKKGRKYYGCEDNPDCDFMSWQKPSAKKCPKCGSYMVEKGNKLVCSQETCGYVETKDEKE; this is translated from the coding sequence ATGGCGAAATATCTGGTGATAGTAGAATCACCTGCAAAAGTGAAAACAATAAAGAAATTTCTCGGTGCGAATTACGATGTGGAAGCTTCTAACGGACATGTCCGTGATTTCCCGAAGAGTCAGTTCGGAATTGATGTTGAGCATGATTTTGAACCCAAATATATAACGATCAGAGGAAAGGGAGAACTGCTTGCAAAGCTTCGCAAGGCTGCAAAGAAAGCAGATAAGATTTATCTTGCAACTGACCCTGACCGCGAGGGAGAGGCAATTTCCTGGCATCTGATGCAGGCATTAAAAGAAGATCCGAAGAAGATGCACAGGATTACCTTTAACGAGATTACCAAGACAGCAGTAAAATCATCGATCAAACAGGCCAGAGACCTGGATATGGATCTGGTAGATGCACAGCAGGCAAGACGTATGCTTGACCGTATGGTAGGTTATACCATCAGCCCGCTTCTCTGGGCAAAAGTCAAGAGAGGCTTAAGTGCGGGGCGCGTACAGTCTGTTGCGCTTCGTATCATCTGTGACAGAGAAGATGAGATCAATGCGTTTATTCCGGAAGAATACTGGAGCCTGGAGGGAGATTTTCAGGTGAAGGGTGAGAAGAAACCGCTGCAGGCGAAGTTTTATGGAACAGATAAAAAGATGGATATCCACAGCAAAGAGGAAATGGATAAACTTCTGGCCTCTCTGAAAGATAAAGAATATGAGATCAATGAAGTAAAGAAAGGCGAGAGGATCAAGAATGCACCGCTTCCCTTTACTACAAGTACCTTACAGCAGGAAGCAGCCAAGACCTTAAACTTTTCCACACAGAAGACAATGCGTCTGGCACAGCAGCTGTATGAAGGAATTGATATCAAAGGAAATGGAACGGTAGGTGTGATCTCTTATCTGCGTACAGATTCTACCCGAATCTCAGAGGAAGCAGATGCTGCTGCAAGAGAATATATCACTGCTCAGTACGGAGAGGATTATGTTTCAAAGTCTGAGAAAGCTGTGAAAAAGGGACAGAAGATCCAGGATGCTCACGAAGCGATCCGTCCTACAGACATCAGCCGTACACCGGCTGTACTGAAGGAATCTCTTTCAAGAGATCAGTTCAGACTGTATCAGCTTATCTGGAGACGTTTTGCGGCCAGCAGAATGGCTCCTGCAAAATACGAAACAACATCTGTAAAGATTGGTGCAGACCAGTATATTTTTACAGTCTCTGCCTCCAAGATCATATTTGACGGATTTATGTCTGTATACACAGATGAAGAGGACCAGAAAAAAGGAAATGTTCTGAATCAGAGTCTTGAAAGAGGAATGAAGCTTAGTCTTAAGGAACTGAAACCAGAACAGCATTTCACGCAGCCGCCTGCACATTATACAGAGGCATCTCTGGTCAAGACTATGGAAGAACTGGGAATCGGACGTCCAAGTACCTATGCGCCGACGATCACAACGATCATCAGCCGCCGTTATGTTGCAAAAGAACAGAAGAACCTGTATGTTACAGAGTTGGGGGAAGTTGTCAATAATATTATGAAACAGGCTTTCCCGAGTATTGTAGATGTAAATTTCACTGCGACTATGGAAGGGCTTCTGGACTGTGTGGCAGCAGGAACTGTAAAGTGGAAGACAGTAGTAAGCAACTTCTATCCGGATCTGAAGAAGGATGTAGATGCTGCAGAGGAAGAACTTGAAAAGGTTGATATTCAGGATGAAGTGACAGATGTGATCTGCGAAAACTGTGGCAGACATATGGTGATCAAATATGGTCCTCATGGACGATTCCTTGCATGTCCGGGATTTCCGGAATGCAAAAATACCAAACCATATTTTGAGAAGATCGGGGTGGCATGTCCGAAATGTGGAAAAGAGATTGTGCTTAAGAAAACAAAAAAAGGACGTAAGTACTACGGATGTGAGGATAATCCGGATTGTGATTTCATGTCCTGGCAGAAACCATCAGCAAAGAAATGCCCGAAATGTGGAAGCTATATGGTGGAAAAGGGGAATAAGCTTGTCTGCAGCCAGGAGACATGTGGATATGTAGAGACAAAGGACGAGAAAGAATAA
- the codY gene encoding GTP-sensing pleiotropic transcriptional regulator CodY has protein sequence MSVQLLDRTRKINKLLHNSSSSKVVFNDICQVLMETLSSNILVLSKKGKVLGVSLCPGVEEITELIEDKVGGYVDSLLNERFLGVLSTKENVNLQTLGFEHVSSSYQGIINPIDIAGERLGTVFMYRYEKPYDIEDIIVSEYGTTVVGLEMMRAVHEENAEEDRKQQVVKSAFNTLSFSELEAIIHIFDELDGDEGILVASKIADRVGITRSVIVNALRKFESAGVIESRSSGMKGTYIKVLNEVIFDELEEIKAQRNKKS, from the coding sequence ATGAGTGTTCAGCTGCTGGATAGAACAAGAAAAATTAATAAACTTCTGCATAACAGCAGTTCCAGCAAAGTGGTATTTAATGACATCTGTCAGGTTCTGATGGAGACACTGAGTTCCAACATTCTGGTTCTCAGTAAAAAAGGAAAGGTTCTGGGTGTCAGTTTATGCCCGGGAGTAGAGGAGATCACTGAACTGATCGAGGACAAGGTTGGCGGATATGTAGATTCCCTGTTAAACGAGAGATTTCTGGGTGTCCTGTCAACAAAAGAGAATGTAAATCTTCAGACACTGGGATTTGAACATGTATCAAGCAGTTATCAGGGAATCATTAATCCGATAGATATTGCAGGGGAACGACTGGGTACTGTATTTATGTATCGTTATGAGAAACCATATGACATTGAAGATATTATTGTCAGTGAATATGGAACAACCGTTGTAGGGCTTGAGATGATGAGAGCGGTTCATGAAGAGAATGCTGAGGAGGACAGAAAGCAGCAGGTAGTGAAATCTGCGTTTAATACTTTATCTTTCTCCGAACTGGAGGCGATCATCCATATTTTTGATGAACTTGACGGAGATGAGGGAATCCTGGTTGCAAGTAAGATCGCAGACCGCGTGGGAATCACCAGATCTGTTATCGTAAACGCTTTGAGGAAGTTTGAAAGTGCCGGTGTGATTGAATCCAGATCTTCCGGTATGAAAGGAACCTACATTAAAGTGCTGAATGAAGTCATCTTTGATGAACTGGAAGAGATTAAAGCTCAGAGAAATAAGAAATCCTGA
- the groES gene encoding co-chaperone GroES, translating into MTLVPLGDRVVLKQVEAEETTKSGIVLPGQAQEKPQQAEVVAVGPGGVVDGKEVKMEVAVGDKVIYSKYSGTEVKMDGTEYIIVKQNDILAIVK; encoded by the coding sequence ATGACATTAGTACCTTTAGGTGACAGAGTTGTATTAAAACAGGTTGAAGCAGAAGAAACAACAAAATCCGGAATCGTTCTTCCGGGACAGGCACAGGAGAAACCACAGCAGGCAGAAGTTGTAGCTGTAGGACCTGGCGGAGTTGTTGACGGCAAAGAAGTAAAAATGGAAGTAGCTGTAGGTGATAAAGTTATCTACTCCAAATATTCAGGAACAGAAGTAAAGATGGATGGCACAGAATACATTATCGTAAAACAGAATGATATTCTTGCAATTGTTAAATAA
- the groL gene encoding chaperonin GroEL (60 kDa chaperone family; promotes refolding of misfolded polypeptides especially under stressful conditions; forms two stacked rings of heptamers to form a barrel-shaped 14mer; ends can be capped by GroES; misfolded proteins enter the barrel where they are refolded when GroES binds) — MAKEIKFGAEARAALEAGVNKLADTVRVTLGPKGRNVVLDKPYGAPLITNDGVTIAKEIELEDGFENMGAQLIKEVASKTNDVAGDGTTTATVLAQAMVHEGMRNLAAGANPIILRKGMKKATDVAVEAIKNMSQTISGKKQIANVASISASDETVGQLVADAMEKVSKDGVITVEESKTMHTELDLVEGMQFDRGYVSAYMSTDMEKMEANLEDPYILITDKKISNIQEILPLLEQIVKVGAKLLIIAEDVEGEALTTLIVNKLRGTFQVVAVKAPGYGDRRKEMLQDIAILTGGQVISEEVGLELKDATMEQLGRAKSVKVAKENTVIVDGMGDKDAIANRVAQIRGQIEETKSEFDKEKLQERLAKLAGGVAVIRVGASTETEMKEAKLRLEDALAATRAAVEEGIIAGGGSAYIHASKEVAKLAATLEGDEKTGANIILKALEAPLFRISANAGLEGSVIINKVRESEPGIGFDALNERYVDMVSEGILDPAKVTRSALQNATSVASTLLTTESAVAIIKEDTPAPAANPGMGMM; from the coding sequence ATGGCAAAAGAAATTAAATTCGGCGCAGAAGCCAGAGCAGCTCTTGAAGCTGGTGTAAATAAATTAGCTGATACAGTAAGAGTAACATTAGGACCGAAAGGAAGAAACGTAGTTCTTGACAAACCATACGGTGCTCCGCTTATCACAAACGACGGTGTTACAATCGCAAAAGAAATTGAACTGGAAGACGGATTTGAAAACATGGGCGCACAGCTGATCAAAGAAGTTGCTTCCAAAACAAACGATGTAGCAGGTGATGGTACAACAACAGCTACTGTTCTTGCACAGGCTATGGTTCACGAAGGAATGAGAAACCTGGCAGCAGGCGCTAACCCGATCATCCTCAGAAAAGGAATGAAGAAAGCTACAGATGTAGCTGTAGAAGCAATCAAGAACATGAGCCAGACAATCAGCGGCAAGAAACAGATCGCAAACGTTGCATCTATTTCCGCAAGCGATGAGACTGTTGGACAGTTAGTAGCAGATGCTATGGAAAAAGTTTCCAAAGATGGCGTTATCACAGTAGAAGAATCCAAGACAATGCACACAGAACTTGACCTTGTAGAAGGTATGCAGTTCGATCGTGGATATGTATCCGCATATATGTCAACAGATATGGAAAAAATGGAAGCAAATCTGGAAGATCCATATATCCTGATCACAGACAAGAAGATCAGCAACATCCAGGAAATCCTTCCATTACTGGAGCAGATCGTAAAAGTTGGTGCGAAACTTCTTATCATTGCTGAAGATGTAGAGGGTGAAGCTCTTACAACTCTGATCGTAAACAAATTAAGAGGAACCTTCCAGGTAGTAGCTGTCAAAGCTCCGGGATATGGTGACAGAAGAAAAGAAATGCTTCAGGATATCGCAATCCTTACAGGCGGCCAGGTAATCTCCGAAGAAGTTGGTCTGGAACTGAAAGACGCAACTATGGAGCAGTTAGGACGTGCAAAATCTGTTAAAGTTGCAAAAGAGAACACAGTTATCGTTGACGGTATGGGTGACAAAGATGCAATCGCAAACCGTGTTGCTCAGATCCGTGGACAGATTGAAGAAACAAAATCTGAATTTGATAAAGAAAAATTACAGGAAAGACTTGCAAAACTGGCTGGCGGCGTAGCTGTTATCCGTGTTGGTGCTTCCACTGAGACAGAAATGAAAGAAGCTAAGCTTCGCCTGGAAGATGCTCTTGCAGCTACAAGAGCAGCAGTAGAAGAAGGTATCATCGCAGGTGGCGGATCTGCTTACATCCACGCATCCAAAGAAGTTGCAAAACTTGCAGCAACTCTGGAAGGTGACGAGAAGACAGGTGCAAATATCATCCTGAAAGCTCTGGAAGCTCCTCTGTTCCGTATTTCTGCAAATGCAGGACTTGAAGGTTCCGTAATCATCAACAAAGTAAGAGAATCCGAACCAGGAATCGGTTTCGATGCTCTGAATGAAAGATATGTAGACATGGTAAGCGAAGGCATCCTTGACCCTGCAAAGGTTACAAGAAGCGCTCTTCAGAACGCTACAAGCGTTGCTTCTACATTACTTACAACAGAATCTGCTGTTGCAATTATTAAAGAAGACACACCTGCACCGGCTGCTAACCCGGGAATGGGAATGATGTAA
- a CDS encoding DUF6106 family protein gives MGDLYSELLVKKDKTAKDSLLKYGLIVLTVLAVFAGLIITPLALIIAVALGIACYFVIPKTDVEYEYLFINGDFDIDMIMSKTKRKKVKSFKLSEADLAAPLDSHRMDYYNGNQNMKVLDFSSGNPEHKRFGVITRLDGNLCKIILEPDESLAQAMKNSAPSKVFLD, from the coding sequence ATGGGCGACTTGTATTCAGAATTACTGGTAAAGAAAGATAAGACGGCTAAAGACAGCCTGCTCAAATACGGTCTGATCGTTTTGACAGTGCTGGCAGTATTTGCCGGACTTATCATCACACCGCTGGCACTGATCATTGCCGTAGCGCTTGGAATTGCATGCTATTTTGTAATCCCGAAAACAGATGTAGAATATGAATATCTGTTTATCAATGGCGATTTTGACATCGACATGATCATGTCAAAGACAAAAAGAAAGAAAGTAAAGAGCTTCAAATTATCAGAAGCAGATCTGGCAGCACCGCTGGATTCCCACAGAATGGACTATTACAACGGAAACCAGAACATGAAAGTACTGGACTTTTCATCAGGAAATCCGGAGCATAAACGCTTTGGTGTTATCACAAGACTGGACGGAAATTTATGCAAGATCATCCTGGAACCGGATGAGTCACTTGCACAGGCTATGAAAAATTCAGCACCGAGCAAAGTTTTTTTGGATTGA
- the guaB gene encoding IMP dehydrogenase, protein MGTIIGEGITFDDVLLVPAYSKVIPNQVDVTTYLTKKVKLNIPMMSAGMDTVTEHRMAIAMARQGGIGIIHKNMSIEAQAEEVDKVKRSENGVITDPFYLSPEHTLKDADELMAKFRISGVPITEGRKLVGIITNRDLKFETDFSKKIKECMTSEGLITAKEGITLEDAKKILAKSRKEKLPIVDDDFNLKGLITIKDIEKQIKYPLAAKDEQGRLLCGAAVGITANVLARVDALVKASVDVIVIDSAHGHSENILKAVREIKAAYPELQVIAGNVATGAATKALIEAGVDAVKVGIGPGSICTTRVVAGIGVPQITAVMDCYEAAKEYGIPIIADGGIKYSGDVTKAIAAGANVCMMGSMFAGCDESPGTFELYQGRKYKVYRGMGSIAAMENGSKDRYFQENAKKLVPEGVEGRVAYKGHVEDTVFQLMGGLRSGMGYCGAETIEKLKETGRFIKISAASLKESHPHDIHITKEAPNYSVDDK, encoded by the coding sequence ATGGGTACTATCATTGGTGAAGGCATTACTTTTGATGACGTGCTGTTAGTTCCGGCATATTCAAAGGTAATTCCGAATCAGGTAGATGTCACAACTTACTTAACAAAGAAGGTTAAACTGAACATTCCTATGATGAGTGCAGGAATGGATACAGTAACCGAGCATCGCATGGCGATCGCCATGGCGAGACAGGGTGGTATTGGTATTATTCATAAGAATATGTCCATTGAAGCGCAGGCAGAAGAGGTAGACAAGGTAAAACGTTCTGAGAACGGTGTTATCACAGATCCTTTCTATTTATCTCCTGAACATACACTTAAGGACGCAGATGAGTTAATGGCAAAGTTCCGTATCTCCGGTGTGCCGATCACAGAGGGCAGAAAACTGGTCGGAATCATTACCAATCGTGATCTGAAGTTTGAGACAGATTTCAGCAAGAAGATTAAAGAGTGCATGACTTCTGAGGGACTGATTACAGCCAAAGAGGGAATTACACTGGAAGATGCCAAGAAGATTCTGGCAAAATCACGTAAAGAGAAATTACCCATTGTAGATGATGACTTTAACTTAAAAGGCTTAATTACTATTAAAGATATTGAGAAACAGATCAAATATCCTCTGGCTGCAAAGGATGAGCAGGGACGTCTTCTCTGCGGTGCTGCGGTAGGAATCACTGCTAATGTACTTGCACGTGTTGATGCACTTGTAAAGGCATCTGTAGACGTGATCGTAATTGATTCTGCACATGGACATTCAGAGAACATTCTGAAGGCTGTACGCGAGATCAAGGCAGCATATCCGGAACTGCAGGTGATCGCAGGTAACGTAGCAACAGGTGCTGCGACAAAGGCTCTGATCGAGGCCGGTGTAGATGCAGTTAAGGTTGGTATCGGACCTGGATCTATCTGTACCACACGAGTTGTTGCAGGTATCGGTGTTCCGCAGATCACTGCTGTTATGGACTGCTACGAAGCTGCAAAAGAATATGGAATCCCGATTATTGCAGACGGTGGTATCAAGTATTCCGGAGATGTCACAAAGGCAATCGCAGCCGGTGCGAATGTCTGCATGATGGGAAGCATGTTTGCAGGATGCGACGAGAGCCCGGGAACATTCGAACTGTATCAGGGCAGAAAATATAAAGTATACCGCGGTATGGGATCTATCGCAGCTATGGAGAACGGAAGTAAAGACCGTTACTTCCAGGAGAATGCGAAGAAACTTGTTCCGGAAGGCGTAGAAGGACGTGTTGCTTACAAAGGACATGTTGAGGATACTGTATTCCAGCTCATGGGCGGTCTCCGTTCCGGTATGGGATATTGTGGAGCAGAAACTATTGAGAAGCTTAAAGAAACAGGCAGATTCATCAAGATTTCTGCTGCATCTCTTAAGGAATCTCATCCACATGATATTCATATCACAAAAGAAGCTCCGAACTATAGCGTAGATGACAAATAA
- a CDS encoding N-acetylmuramoyl-L-alanine amidase family protein produces MSLMLLVIIVLSGWIIINRASENGWSIGDFLHNSDTMISDAEQSGTDNADSSGGPEQWQKEGAPYIDVELLTPNEYSRPQIPIESVQYIAIHYTANPGATAIANRNYFENLATTHDTKVSSHFVVGLDGEVVQCIPTSEMSYATNSRNVDTLSIECCHPDETGKFNEATYDSAVKLSAWLCVRFGLTSENVIRHYDVTGKNCPKYYVENPDAWIQMKSDIAVQIDVDYGLQDVQ; encoded by the coding sequence ATGAGCCTTATGCTGCTCGTGATCATAGTTCTGAGTGGGTGGATCATAATAAATCGGGCCAGTGAAAATGGATGGAGTATTGGGGACTTTTTACATAATTCTGACACGATGATTTCTGATGCGGAACAGTCAGGAACAGATAATGCGGATTCTTCAGGCGGACCGGAACAATGGCAAAAAGAAGGGGCGCCGTACATAGATGTGGAACTGCTGACGCCGAATGAATATTCCAGACCGCAGATTCCCATTGAGAGTGTACAGTATATTGCCATTCATTATACTGCAAATCCGGGGGCAACAGCCATTGCAAACAGGAACTACTTTGAGAATCTGGCGACTACTCATGACACAAAGGTGAGCAGTCATTTTGTGGTGGGGCTGGATGGGGAAGTGGTGCAGTGTATTCCTACGTCAGAGATGTCCTATGCGACGAACTCACGTAATGTAGATACTTTGTCCATCGAGTGCTGTCATCCGGATGAGACGGGGAAATTTAATGAGGCAACTTATGATTCGGCAGTGAAGCTTTCTGCGTGGTTGTGCGTGCGGTTTGGGCTTACATCAGAGAACGTGATCCGGCATTATGATGTTACCGGAAAAAACTGTCCGAAATATTATGTGGAGAATCCGGATGCATGGATACAGATGAAATCGGATATTGCGGTGCAGATTGATGTTGATTATGGTTTGCAGGATGTTCAGTAA
- a CDS encoding IMP cyclohydrolase, giving the protein MEMLSLEKELKENSYPGRGIVIGRSADGKKAVTAYFIMGRSENSRNRVFVEDGEGIRTQAFDPSKLTDPSLIIYAPVRVLGNKTIVTNGDQTDTIYEGMDHQLTFEQSLRSREFEPDGPNYTPRISGVMHVENGKFNYAMSILKSNNGNPDACNRYTFAYENAIAGEGHFIHTYKCDGNPLPSFEGEPKLVAIPDDMDEFAELLWNSLNEDNKVSLFVRYIDIETGKYESKIINKNK; this is encoded by the coding sequence ATGGAAATGTTATCACTGGAAAAAGAACTGAAAGAGAATTCCTATCCTGGCAGAGGAATTGTGATTGGACGTTCCGCAGACGGTAAGAAAGCAGTGACAGCTTATTTCATCATGGGCAGAAGCGAGAACAGCAGAAACAGAGTATTTGTAGAGGATGGTGAGGGAATCCGTACCCAGGCATTTGATCCGTCCAAACTTACAGATCCGAGTCTGATCATCTATGCACCTGTACGTGTACTGGGAAACAAAACAATCGTAACTAACGGAGATCAGACAGATACCATTTATGAGGGAATGGATCATCAGCTTACTTTTGAGCAGTCCTTAAGAAGCAGAGAATTCGAGCCGGACGGTCCGAACTATACACCTCGTATCTCCGGTGTTATGCACGTAGAGAACGGAAAATTCAACTATGCAATGTCAATTCTCAAGAGCAACAACGGAAATCCGGATGCATGTAACAGATACACATTTGCATACGAGAATGCCATTGCAGGAGAGGGACATTTCATCCATACTTATAAATGTGACGGAAATCCACTTCCAAGCTTTGAAGGCGAACCGAAATTGGTAGCAATTCCGGATGATATGGATGAGTTTGCAGAACTTCTCTGGAACAGCCTGAACGAAGATAACAAAGTATCTCTGTTTGTAAGATATATTGATATTGAGACAGGTAAGTACGAAAGCAAGATCATTAATAAGAATAAATAA